A single region of the Lotus japonicus ecotype B-129 chromosome 4, LjGifu_v1.2 genome encodes:
- the LOC130715809 gene encoding chromatin structure-remodeling complex protein SYD-like, with the protein MVSSNNVELEAANFLHKLIQDSKDEPAKLATKLHVILQHMKSSGKENSMPYQVISRAMETVISQHGLDIEALKPSRLPLTGGPLIGSSSSQAVGSAKDSRVGLAENEASKMDPFTSGRPPIAPTGGAPDYYQGSVAQKSSQSFDQESPSSLDSRSANSQSQDRRDTANWDKQQVNQKDGKKATAKRKRGGTSSPVELHADSSSPGNTGVNARRGRKTKAEPSDGLSAKSDELTNFNLVSTSSQVQNISTFSGNMRKMPRANQEGHHLLAKQIDLTKIGNPMVRAPNSKYPEDTEVSSAHIAPGKQQGAYAKFHGGMAVPAGVSPMAEPVFSNSSSTTLADGHKIAQIAKQNSGSEMTMLRQGAPSRDTGKSTYPAPPGSSVKPFNEQQLKQLRAQCLVFLAIRNGLAPKKLHLEIALGATFSREDSSRKDLIDHKGKSQSFNEPVNTSGVMMPFGGLSNVRQTDKNPFGSSSAGKFLEADSLSTGTESPRMLEDTGNLNSDIHMNSQERKHLLATKIGELERVQERVVASSAISCQQQDSLSTRGTVAGNNHLDEVGNANMQVGRSNQPSIVGSNSWTGFTGHNEASKGPPQIPTIQHELPTERRENIPSPFQNVGNSCGSLNHNSVNHLASYSLKEHWKLVPETDRDPHGATVMKDGNAMTKNVSSDQEGNEILVSSDLSSSKKYTMSERWIMDQQRKRLLVEQNWVQKHQKTKERMTACFHKLKENVSSSEDISAKTKSVIELKKLQLLELQRRLRSDFLNDFFKPITTEMEHLKSIKKHRHGRRVKQLERYEQKMKEERQKRIRERQKEFFSEIEVHKEKLDDVFKIKKERWKGFNRYVKEFHKRKERIHREKVDRIQREKINLLKINDVEGYLRMVQDAKSDRVKQLLKETEKYLQKLGSKLQAAKAAAGRFGHDIDETGSRSFLDNSETTLENEDEADQAKHYMESNEKYYLMAHSIKESVAEQPSCLLGGKLREYQMNGLRWLVSLYNNHLNGILADEMGLGKTVQVISLICYLMETKNDRGPFLVVVPSSVLPGWDSEINFWAPGIHKIVYSGPPEERRRLFKERIVHQKFNVLLTTYEYLMNKHDRPKLSKIHWHYIIIDEGHRIKNASCKLNADLKYYQSSHRLLLTGTPLQNNLEELWALLNFLLPNIFNSSEDFSQWFNKPFQSAGDSSADEALLSEEENLLIINRLHQVLRPFVLRRLKHKVENELPEKIERLVRCEASSYQKLLMKRVEENLGSIGPSKARSVHNSVMELRNICNHPYLSQLHVEEVESFIPKHYLPPIIRLCGKLEMLDRILPKLKATDHRILFFSTMTRLLDVMEEYLTLKQYRYLRLDGHTSGNDRGGLIDQFNRPDSPYFIFLLSIRAGGVGVNLQAADTVILFDTDWNPQVDLQAQARAHRIGQKRDVLVLRFETVQTVEEQVRASAEHKLGVANQSITAGFFDNNTSAEDRREYLESLLRECKKEEAAPVLDDDALNDILARSEAEIDVFEAIDKKRKEDELVTWKKLVPEQATDASDLIPPLPSRLVTDEDLKQFCEAMKISDVPNVGVESNGVKRKSGSVGGPDTQHYGRGKRAREVRSYEEQWTEEEFDKMCQSESTDSPKVKEVVAEMGSAANASSSVVSTTNSLPVAMPLLAPILPPVESLPVQKAKEITPPAKRGRGRPKRITSDRSPAAMIPPATSGSVEVHMQLLKGNGSRGLTSSTPDSAEPMGVSGPIQPSDSGAPTNTQATTPMTTSPPNSQYAAATTISVPIQARGQGQKIQSGGEGSRRRGKKQVMISPPIPGGSVGPDIKVGEQLEDKLASPSKSQAISQCEIVSSISAVNSPTTITSSASLNCGKDNLGVGSDLNPPLPLPLPCTATATLAQTSPTYPSIQMQSKRQNRKSQIGAGTPRRRGKKQETLSPVPDALGHQCLNQTSNLLISSGSISGDKTTELKSLQENNAQEPKCVFQDQALQSQGDQDLKSMEGSDDLAKQTMILSSCKDSTIKSPGNDLEKVNNPDVRDSSVNVKSSEIPSSKIEVCDNSGNENLSVPTLPIAEVTTDQHSEAKAHETVEASKTDTSIVDTPTNSLAGSTTIEIISKPLDHVTAKIVPAILNNVYPSTPGSGSTHPSLHESLSSKRQGRKTQNRVEPPRRRGRKSASVLPVVPDALSGQDLKLSHHAHNSSGDALEGKATTNVTQTQAIEILLPSGVASQDSKRKERASNSTQNKQQKAGSTRADSATVSSDKIAAFGRIHNVNDVARVMKEVFSGTCLPKPKAHDSLGSEDRNPPIFHVVTKAAVDAGSNCSLEEKACADGNVAVDGHEKQSDMQNLKGKASLDASTAFTSDKKITLENDTLSNVREPETKCSLEEKACSDGNVAVDGHEKQSELASDMQNLKGIASLDTSTAFTSDKKLTLENDTLLNVREPETKCYVEVEEKTEQPQQCIKNPTTQSIMEVLDTTLNAAQISDGHPERLPTGCGPTIYSSVVSPSAKPLAVTDHNLGNQSESSEKCSISSPLDIGGTGGATNPLEPENFNNNPEFSKGEACRQSNSSTNEHPNITEHTSNKKLESSEPCQKSSPLACGDNTGLLAQAENLSDQPQVTISNPAEHHHLRTMIISEHTEINSRNETESSSKASDELSVDEGIDGCKTSASADCDRDDKSILSPTIGNLKGEFLEAGHMEMDTSNSNIMENDMANSSGVQEEPKVDDVETDVQMDSSTSQNMLVNRDAVQENVDLPSCLMESKENIEGPSTRTENTELEISKMSSDSPITVNHSVESELLSVKGKSSEVEVCDQIDAHQVFKDDLERLTSKDMDVSSLCSPLAQDKPSDPLILEDSCRNNPKAPIVNPLPERKSDCSEAEMVDQMKTSDGEKVDPGLTCTNKELPSSLVTEQEKADVSNPSETEGPSANPVLLQESVNSETETSDHKEVENLSNNEGPQGISKAQDESEIEDQTDPLPDRKSECSEADMVDQMKTSNGEKVDPGLTCTNNELPSSLVTEQEKAEVSNPSETEGPSANPLLLQESVNSEAEMSDHKEAENFSNNEGPQKISKAQDESEIEDRTDLLPDWKSECSEADMVDPMKTSNGEKVDPGLTCTNNELLSSLVTEQEKADVSNPSETEAPSANPVLLQESVNSDAEMSDHKEVENLSNNEGPQRISKAQDESEIEDRTDPLPDRKSECSEADMVDQMKTSNGENVDPGLTCTNNELPSSLVTEQEKADVSNPSETEAPSANPVLLQESVNSDAEMSDHKEAENLSNNEGPQKISKAQDESEIEDRTDPLPDPKSECSEADMVDQMKTSNGEKVDSGLACKNVELPPSLMTEQVKADVSNPLETEGPSANPVLLQESVDSEAEMSDHKKVDNLSNIDGPQRISKAQDESRDIEDHLRKSRVRVQW; encoded by the exons ATGGTGTCCTCGAACAATGTTGAGTTGGAGGCGGCGAATTTTCTGCATAAACTTATTCAGGATTCTAAAGATGAGCCAGCCAAGTTGGCTACTAAACTCCACGTG ATACTACAACATATGAAATCAAGTGGGAAGGAAAATTCAATGCCATATCAAGTGATATCAAG GGCAATGGAGACTGTCATCAGCCAACATGGTCTTGATATTGAAGCATTGAAGCCATCGCGTCTTCCTTTGACTGGTGGTCCTCTAATCG GATCTTCTTCGTCACAAGCAGTTGGTAGTGCAAAGGACTCTAGAGTTGGCTTGGCTGAAAATGAAGCATCCAAAATGGATCCCTTTACTTCTGGCCGTCCACCAATTGCCCCAACTGGTGGAGCTCCTGATTATTATCAAGGATCTGTGGCTCAGAAGAGTAGTCAATCTTTTGATCAAGAAAGTCCATCTAGTTTGGATTCTAGGTCTGCTAACTCGCAGTCACAGGACAGACGTGATACTGCCAATTGGGACAAACAGCAGGTGAATCAAAAGGATGGTAAGAAAGCCACTGCGAAGAGAAAGAGGGGAGGTACATCATCACCTGTGGAACTGCATGCTGACAGTTCTTCTCCTGGCAATACTGGTGTTAATGCAAGGAGAGGGAGAAAGACCAAGGCTGAACCATCAGATGGTCTTTCAGCTAAAAGTGATGAATTGACTAACTTTAACCTGGTTTCAACTAGTAGTCAAGTGCAGAATATTTCAACGTTTTCTGGTAACATGAGAAAAATGCCCAGGGCAAACCAAGAAGGCCATCATTTATTGGCAAAACAAATTGATTTGACAAAGATTGGCAACCCAATGGTGCGAGCTCCAAATTCAAAGTATCCAGAAGATACGGAAGTTTCCTCTGCACATATTGCTCCAGGGAAGCAGCAAG GTGCTTATGCTAAGTTTCATGGAGGGATGGCAGTTCCTGCTGGTGTCTCTCCAATGGCTGAACCAGTTTTCTCAAATTCAAGTTCAACCACTTTAGCTGATGGACACAAAATAGCTCAG ATTGCAAAGCAAAATAGTGGGTCAGAAATGACTATGCTTAGACAAGGTGCTCCTTCAAGAGATACTGGAAAATCCACTTATCCTGCTCCACCTGGATCATCTGTAAAGCCTTTCAACGAACAACAGTTAAAGCAGCTTAGAGCTCAATGCCTTGTTTTTCTCGCAATTAG AAATGGTTTAGCACCAAAGAAACTGCATCTTGAAATTGCACTCGGAGCCACCTTTTCTAGAGAAG ATAGTTCTCGTAAAGACCTAATTGACCACAAAGGAAAATCTCAATCTTTTAATGAACCGGTTAATACATCAGGGGTTATGATGCCATTTGGAGGTCTGAGCAATGTGAGACAGACTGATAAAAACCCTTTTGGGTCATCTTCTGCTGGAAAGTTTCTGGAGGCTGACTCTTTGTCAACGGGAACTGAGAGCCCAAGAATGTTAGAAGACACAGGCAACCTAAATTCAGACATCCACATGAATTCACAAGAAAGGAAGCATCTCCTAGCCACAAAAATAGGAGAGCTCGAAAGAGTTCAAGAAAGAGTGGTCGCTTCTTCAGCAATTTCATGTCAGCAGCAAGATTCTttaagtacaaggggtactgtGGCTGGTAATAATCATTTGGATGAAGTTGGCAATGCTAATATGCAGGTTGGAAGGTCTAATCAACCTTCTATTGTTGGCTCCAATAGCTGGACTGGATTTACTGGTCATAATGAAGCTTCGAAGGGACCTCCTCAGATCCCTACTATTCAACATGAGTTGCCTacagaaagaagagagaatatTCCTAGTCCGTTTCAAAATGTTGGTAACAGTTGTGGTTCCCTCAATCACAATTCTGTTAATCACTTGGCTTCTTATTCTTTGAAAGAGCACTGGAAACTTGTTCCAGAGACAGATCGTGATCCTCATGGAGCAACTGTGATGAAGGATGGAAATGCAATGACAAAAAATGTTTCTTCAG ATCAAGAAGGGAATGAGATATTGGTATCGTCTGATTTGTCGTCTTCTAAAAAATATACGATGTCAGAAAGATGGATTATGGATCAGCAGAGAAAGAGGCTTCTTGTTGAGCAAAATTGGGTACAAAAACATCAGAAAACAAAGGAAAGAATGACGGCATGCTTTCACAAGTTAAAG GAAAATGTGAGCTCATCTGAAGACATTTCTGCCAAAACCAAAAGTGTTATAGAGTTGAAAAAACTTCAACTATTGGAGCTCCAACGTCGTCTCCGGAG TGATTTTTTGAATGATTTTTTCAAACCAATTACAACTGAAATGGAACATTTGAAATCAATTAAGAAACATAGGCATGGTAGGAGGGTCAAACAACTTGAAAGGTATGAGCAGAAAATGAAGGAAGAGCGTCAGAAGCGGATTCGTGAGAGACAGAAGGAGTTTTTCAGTGAGATAGAAGTACACAA GGAAAAACTTGATGATGTATTCAAAATCAAGAAGGAACGGTGGAAGGGTTTCAACAGATATGTGAAGGAGTTCCATAAAAGAAAAGAACGTATTCATCGCGAGAAAGTTGATAGAATCCAGCGAGAGAAGATTAATTTGCTAAAAATAAACGATGTGGAGGGCTATCTTCGAATGGTGCAG GATGCAAAATCAGATCGTGTAAAACAACTTCTAAAAGAGACTGAAAAGTATCTTCAAAAGCTTGGGTCCAAGCTACAAGCAGCGAAGGCTGCAGCAGGACGTTTTGGGCATGATATTGATGAAACAGGAAGTCGTAGTTTTCTTGACAATAGTGAAACTACTTTGGAAAATGAGGATGAGGCTGATCAGGCAAAG CATTATATGGAAAGCAATGAAAAATATTATCTGATGGCCCACAG TATAAAGGAGAGCGTTGCAGAGCAGCCGTCTTGTTTGCTGGGCGGGAAATTAAGGGA ATATCAAATGAATGGCCTGAGGTGGCTGGTTTCCCTATACAACAATCACTTGAATGGAATCCTTGCTGATGAAATGGGACTTGGTAAAACAGTCCAG GTTATTTCTCTGATTTGCTACCTGATGGAAACAAAAAATGATAGAGGACCATTTCTTGTTGTCGTGCCCTCTTCAGTTCTACCTGGTTGGGACTCGGAAATAAACTTTTGGGCTCCTGGTATTCATAAAATTGTCTATTCTGGACCGCCAGAGGAGAGGCGTCGTTTATTCAA GGAAAGGATTGTTCATCAGAAATTCAACGTTCTTTTGACCACATATGAATATCTGATGAACAAGCACGATAGACCAAAGCTGAGCAAAATACATTGGCACTACATAATAATTGATGAAGGCCACCGCATAAAGAATGCGTCTTGCAAGTTGAATGCTGACTTGAAATACTATCAGAGCTCTCACAGATTGCTGTTAACTGGAACACCATTGcag AACAATCTTGAAGAACTATGGGCACTACTTAACTTCTTGTTACCGAACATATTCAATTCATCGGAGGACTTCTCTCAATGGTTTAACAAGCCATTTCAGAGTGCTGGAGATAGCTCGGCTGATGAA GCTTTACTGTCTGAGGAGGAGAATCTCTTGATCATAAATCGTCTGCACCAAGTTTTGAGACCATTTGTACTCCGGAGGCTGAAACACAAG GTTGAGAATGAGCTGCCTGAGAAGATTGAGAGACTTGTAAGATGTGAGGCTTCTTCATATCAAAAACTTTTGATGAAGAGAGTGGAAGAAAATCTTGGTTCTATTGGCCCTTCAAAG GCTCGATCAGTACACAACTCTGTCATGGAGCTTCGTAATATCTGTAATCATCCATATCTCAGCCAGCTTCATGTAGAAGAG GTGGAGAGCTTTATACCTAAGCATTATCTGCCGCCAATTATTAGACTTTGTGGGAAGCTTGAGATGTTGGATCGTATATTACCTAAATTGAAAGCAACAGATCATCGG ATTCTATTCTTTTCAACGATGACTAGGCTTCTGGATGTTATGGAGGAATACTTAACCTTAAAACAATATCGTTACCTCCGGTTGGATGGGCATACATCAGGAAATGATCGTGGTGGTCTTATTGATCAATTTAACCGACCGGATTCtccatattttattttcttactcAG CATTCGAGCTGGTGGTGTTGGAGTGAATCTTCAAGCTGCTGACACAGTGATCTTATTTGACACTGACTGGAATCCACAG GTAGATTTGCAAGCCCAGGCCAGGGCTCATAGAATTGGTCAAAAGAGGGATGTTCTTGTTCTTCGCTTCGAAACA GTTCAAACTGTGGAAGAACAAGTCAGAGCTTCAGCTGAGCACAAACTTGGCGTTGCCAATCAGAGCATTACTGCTGGATTTTTTGACAATAATACAAG TGCTGAAGATCGAAGAGAATACTTGGAGTCCCTTCTGCGTGAGTGTAAGAAAGAAGAAGCTGCACCTGTTTTAGACGATGATGCTTTAAATGATATCTTAGCCCGCAG TGAAGCGGAAATTGATGTGTTTGAGGCAATTGACAAAAAAAGGAAGGAAGATGAGCTT GTAACATGGAAAAAATTGGTGCCTGAACAGGCAACTGATGCATCTGATCTTATTCCTCCTCTTCCTTCTCGTCTTGTTACTGATGAAGACCTGAAACAGTTCTGTGAGGCAATGAAGATATCTGATGTGCCTAACGTTGGGGTAGAATCCAATGGAGTAAAGCGAAAGAGTGGATCTGTTGGGGGCCCTGATACTCAACATTATGGCAGGGGAAAACGTGCAAGAGAG GTACGTTCCTATGAAGAGCAATGGACAGAAGAAGAGTTTGACAAAATGTGTCAGAGTGAATCTACAGATTCACccaaagtaaaagaagtggTGGCAGAGATGGGCTCTGCAGCTAATGCTTCTAGTTCAGTTGTATCTACTACTAACTCTCTACCTGTAGCCATGCCTCTACTGGCCCCAATATTGCCACCTGTGGAGAGTTTGCCAGTACAGAAAGCGAAAGAGATAACCCCACCAGCCAAACGTGGCCGTGGAAGACCAAAAAGAATAACTTCAGATAGGTCACCAGCTGCGATGATCCCTCCAGCAACTTCTGGATCTGTTGAAGTGCATATGCAGTTACTTAAAGGAAATGGGTCTCGAGGGTTAACATCATCAACTCCTGATTCTGCTGAACCTATGGGTGTGAGTGGACCTATACAACCATCTGATTCAGGAGCTCCTACTAACACACAGGCTACCACTCCTATGACTACAAGTCCACCTAATTCTCAGTATGCTGCTGCTACTACTATATCTGTACCTATTCAAGCAAGAGGACAAGGGCAGAAAATTCAAAGTGGTGGAGAAGGGTCAAGGCGTAGAGGGAAGAAGCAGGTCATGATTTCACCTCCTATCCCTGGTGGTTCTGTTGGTCCTGATATCAAGGTCGGTGAGCAATTGGAAGATAAGTTAGCAAGTCCATCTAAAAGTCAGGCTATCTCCCAGTGTGAAATTGTCTCTAGCATTTCTGCAGTAAACAGTCCAACTACCATTACAAGTTCTGCTTCTTTGAACTGTGGAAAGGATAACTTGGGTGTTGGGAGTGATTTGAATCCTCCGCTACCCCTTCCTTTGCCCTGTACTGCTACTGCTACCTTGGCTCAAACTTCCCCCACATATCCATCCATACAGATGCAAAGTAAAAGGCAAAATAGGAAATCACAAATTGGAGCTGGCACTCCACGACGTCGGGGAAAGAAACAAGAAACATTATCACCTGTTCCAGATGCTTTAGGTCATCAGTGCTTGAATCAGACTTCTAATTTACTTATTTCATCAGGCAGCATATCAGGTGATAAAACCACTGAATTGAAAAGCTTGCAAGAGAACAATGCTCAAGAACCAAAATGTGTTTTCCAGGATCAAGCATTGCAGAGCCAAGGTGATCAGGATTTAAAATCAATGGAGGGGTCAGATGATTTAGCTAAGCAGACGATGATATTGTCTTCATGTAAAGATAGTACAATCAAATCTCCAG GGAACGATTTAGAGAAGGTTAATAATCCTGATGTTCGTGATTCTTCTGTGAATGTTAAATCTTCTGAAATTCCCTCGTCGAAGATTGAAGTTTGCGATAATTCAGGAAATGAAAATTTATCTGTTCCGACATTGCCTATCGCTGAGGTGACAACAGATCAACATTCAGAGGCAAAAGCTCATGAAACTGTTGAAGCTTCAAAAACTGATACTTCAATTGTTGATACTCCAACTAATTCCTTGGCTGGTAGCACAACTATAGAAATCATTAGTAAGCCATTAGATCATGTGACTGCAAAGATTGTCCCAGCTATATTGAACAATGTTTATCCTTCTACACCAGGCTCTGGATCTACTCATCCAAGTTTACATGAATCCTTATCATCCAAAAGGCAAGGTCGTAAAACTCAAAATAGAGTGGAGCCACCACGGCGTAGGGGGAGAAAATCGGCTTCAGTTTTACCTGTTGTTCCCGATGCTCTTTCTGGTCAGGATCTTAAACTAAGTCACCATGCCCATAATTCATCAGGGGATGCATTGGAAGGGAAAGCCACTACAAATGTCACTCAAACTCAAGCGATTGAGATCCTTTTACCCAGTGGAGTAGCTAGTCAAGATTCCAAACGAAAAGAGAGAGCCTCCAATTCTACCCAAAATAAGCAACAGAAAGCTGGATCAACACGGGCTGACAGTGCAACTGTATCCTCAGATAAAATTGCTGCTTTTGGCCGAATTCATAATGTCAATGATGTTGCACGGGtaatgaaggaagttttctctggTACTTGTTTGCCAAAGCCTAAAGCACATGATTCTCTTGGGAGCGAAGATAGGAACCCACCTATTTTTCATGTAGTGACTAAAGCTGCAGTGGATGCTGGTAGTAACTGTAGTTTGGAGGAAAAAGCATGTGCTGATGGGAATGTTGCAGTGGATGGCCATGAAAAGCAATCTGATATGCAGAATCTGAAGGGAAAAGCAAGTTTAGATGCGTCCACTGCCTTTACGTCTGATAAAAAAATAACTCTTGAGAATGATACCTTGTCTAATGTCAGAGAGCCTGAAACCAAATGTAGTTTGGAGGAAAAAGCATGTTCTGATGGGAATGTTGCAGTGGATGGTCATGAAAAGCAATCAGAATTAGCATCTGATATGCAGAATCTGAAGGGAATAGCAAGTTTAGATACATCCACTGCCTTTACCTCTGATAAAAAATTAACTCTTGAGAATGATACCTTGTTGAATGTCAGAGAGCCTGAAACTAAATGTTATGTTGAAGTGGAAGAAAAGACTGAACAGCCACAACAGTGTATTAAAAACCCAACTACTCAGAGTATAATGGAGGTTCTTGATACAACTCTTAATGCTGCTCAAATATCTGATGGGCATCCGGAGAGACTTCCTACAGGTTGTGGCCCCACTATATATTCATCTGTGGTTTCTCCGAGTGCTAAACCTCTTGCGGTAACTGATCATAATCTTGGAAATCAATCTGAGTCTTCAGAGAAGTGTTCCATATCTTCTCCTCTTGATATTGGTGGCACAGGAGGCGCAACAAATCCATTGGAACCagaaaattttaataataatccTGAGTTTAGTAAGGGTGAGGCCTGCAGACAGAGTAATTCGTCCACAAATGAACACCCTAATATCACAGAGCATACTTCTAATAAAAAATTGGAGTCTTCTGAACCATGTCAAAAATCTTCACCACTTGCTTGTGGTGACAACACTGGGTTATTGGCCCAGGCTGAAAATTTGAGTGATCAACCACAAGTGACCATATCTAATCCTGCAGAACATCATCATTTAAGGACAATGATAATTTCTGAACATACTGAAATTAATTCTAGAAATGAAACTGAGTCTTCTTCGAAAGCTTCTGATGAACTTTCTGTTGATGAGGGAATTGATGGGTGTAAAACTTCTGCATCAGCTGATTGTGATAGAGATGATAAAAGTATATTATCACCAACTATTGGCAATTTGAAAGGTGAGTTTTTAGAGGCTGGCCATATGGAAATGGACACATCTAACAGTAACATAATGGAGAACGACATGGCTAACAGTTCTGGAGTCCAGGAGGAACCAAAAGTTGATGATGTGGAAACTGATGTTCAAATGGATTCATCGACCAGTCAGAATATGCTTGTAAATCGTGACGCTGTCCAAGAAAATGTGGATCTGCCCTCCTGTTTGATGGAAAGTAAAGAAAATATTGAAGGCCCATCCACAAGGACTGAAAATACAGAGTTGGAAATCAGTAAGATGTCTTCAGATTCCCCAATAACTGTTAACCATTCTGTGGAGAGCGAACTATTGTCAGTAAAAGGAAAATCATCAGAAGTCGAAGTTTGTGATCAAATAGATGCTCATCAGGTTTTTAAGGATGATCTAGAAAGGCTTACTTCAAAAGATATGGATGTGTCTTCTCTTTGCAGTCCCCTAGCTCAGGACAAACCAAGTGATCCTCTGATACTAGAAGATAGTTGTAGGAACAATCCCAAG GCTCCCATTGTAAATCCATTACCAGAGCGGAAATCAGATTGTTCTGAAGCTGAGATGGTTGATCAAATGAAAACATCTGATGGTGAAAAGGTTGATCCAGGACTGACATGTACAAACAAGGAACTGCCTTCTTCCTTGGTCACGGAGCAAGAAAAAGCTGATGTATCAAATCCTTCGGAAACTGAG GGCCCCTCTGCAAATCCAGTACTGCTGCAGGAATCAGTTAATTCTGAAACTGAAACGAGTGATCACAAAGAGGTGGAAAACTTGTCTAATAATGAGGGTCCACAAGGAATCTCTAAAGCACAGGATGAATCTGAAATTGAGGATCAGACAGATCCATTACCAGATCGGAAATCAGAATGTTCTGAAGCTGATATGGTTGATCAAATGAAGACATCTAATGGCGAAAAGGTTGATCCAGGGCTGACATGTACAAACAACGAACTGCCTTCTTCCTTGGTCACGGAGCAAGAAAAAGCTGAAGTATCAAATCCTTCAGAAACTGAG GGTCCCTCTGCAAATCCATTACTGCTGCAGGAATCAGTTAATTCTGAAGCTGAAATGAGTGATCACAAAGAGGCGGAAAACTTCTCTAATAATGAGGGTCCACAAAAAATCTCCAAAGCACAGGATGAATCTGAAATTGAGGATCGAACAGATCTATTACCAGATTGGAAATCAGAATGTTCTGAAGCTGATATGGTTGATCCAATGAAGACATCTAATGGTGAAAAGGTTGATCCAGGGCTGACATGTACAAACAACGAACTGCTTTCTTCCTTGGTCACGGAGCAAGAAAAAGCTGATGTATCAAATCCTTCGGAAACTGAG GCCCCCTCTGCAAATCCAGTACTTCTGCAGGAATCAGTTAATTCTGATGCTGAAATGAGTGATCACAAAGAGGTGGAAAACTTGTCTAATAATGAGGGTCCACAAAGAATCTCTAAAGCACAGGATGAATCTGAAATTGAGGATCGGACAGATCCATTACCAGATCGGAAATCAGAATGTTCTGAAGCTGATATGGTTGATCAAATGAAGACATCTAATGGTGAAAATGTTGATCCAGGGCTGACATGTACAAACAACGAACTGCCTTCTTCCTTGGTGACGGAGCAAGAAAAAGCTGATGTATCAAATCCTTCGGAAACTGAG GCCCCCTCTGCAAATCCAGTACTTCTGCAGGAATCAGTTAATTCTGATGCTGAAATGAGTGATCACAAAGAGGCGGAAAACTTGTCTAATAATGAGGGTCCACAAAAAATCTCCAAAGCACAGGATGAGTCTGAAATTGAGGATCGGACAGATCCATTACCAGATCCGAAATCAGAATGTTCTGAAGCTGATATGGTTGATCAAATGAAGACATCTAATGGTGAAAAGGTTGATTCAGGACTGGCATGTAAAAACGTGGAACTACCTCCTTCCTTGATGACGGAGCAAGTTAAAGCTGATGTATCAAATCCATTGGAAACTGAG GGTCCCTCTGCAAATCCAGTACTGCTGCAGGAATCAGTTGATTCTGAAGCTGAAATGAGTGATCACAAAAAGGTGGATAACTTGTCTAATATTGATGGTCCACAAAGAATCTCTAAAGCACAGGATGAATCTAGAGACATTGAGGATCATCTGAGAAAGAGTCGGGTGAGGGTTCAGTGGTAG